One Gloeothece verrucosa PCC 7822 DNA window includes the following coding sequences:
- the trpA gene encoding tryptophan synthase subunit alpha: MTSVSDCFKALRARNQCAFIPFITAGDPDLETTAKALQVLAKSGADLIELGVPYSDPLADGPVIQAAATRALNRGVKLEDVLGIVEQFSKENSTPIILFTYYNPIFYRGVESFLETIAQAGVKGLVVPDLPLEEAESLLKPASKIGIEVTLLVAPTSPIERIQAIAAQSQGFIYLVSVTGVTGVRSQIATRVEDLLSSLRAVTDKPIGVGFGISTREQALQAKQWGADAVIAGSAIVKRLAEGTPAQGLKSIEEFCHNLKQALV; the protein is encoded by the coding sequence ATGACCTCGGTTTCTGACTGTTTTAAAGCTCTGCGCGCTCGCAACCAATGCGCCTTTATTCCTTTTATCACTGCCGGAGATCCGGATTTAGAAACGACAGCAAAAGCGTTACAGGTTTTGGCCAAATCGGGCGCAGACCTGATTGAATTAGGCGTTCCTTACTCAGATCCCCTAGCAGATGGCCCAGTTATCCAAGCGGCAGCTACCCGCGCGTTAAACCGAGGGGTAAAGCTAGAAGATGTATTAGGGATTGTTGAACAGTTCTCAAAAGAAAATTCCACCCCGATTATTCTCTTTACTTACTATAATCCGATCTTTTATCGGGGAGTAGAGTCTTTTCTGGAGACCATCGCCCAAGCAGGGGTTAAAGGCTTAGTCGTTCCGGATTTACCCCTAGAAGAAGCTGAAAGCTTACTCAAACCCGCCTCGAAAATCGGGATTGAAGTGACTTTGTTAGTAGCTCCCACCAGTCCCATTGAGAGAATTCAAGCAATAGCGGCTCAATCTCAAGGGTTTATTTATTTGGTCAGCGTAACAGGGGTGACCGGAGTCCGCTCCCAAATTGCTACCCGAGTAGAAGATTTATTATCCTCTTTACGCGCTGTAACCGATAAACCGATTGGTGTGGGTTTTGGCATTTCTACCCGCGAACAGGCGCTACAGGCTAAACAATGGGGCGCAGATGCGGTTATTGCTGGTAGTGCCATTGTTAAGCGGCTGGCCGAAGGAACACCCGCACAAGGATTAAAATCGATCGAAGAATTTTGTCATAATCTAAAACAAGCACTTGTTTAG
- a CDS encoding zinc-dependent alcohol dehydrogenase, which produces MKAVCWQGTNKVTVESVPDPKIINPRDAVIKITSTAICGSDLHLYDGFIPTMEQGDILGHEFMGEVVEVGSEVKRIKVGDRVVNPFPIACGHCFFCQRDLTSLCDNTNPNAFMAEAIMGYSPSGLFGYSHMLGGYAGGQAEYARVPHADVGLFKIPNELADEQVLFLSDIFPTGYMAAENCDIKAGDIVAIWGCGPVGQFAIRSARMLGAGRVIAIDRIPERLEMAQKGGAEILNFEEVDVGEALKEMTGGRGPDSVMDAVGMEAHGLGLEGFYDKAKQAVRLETDRPHVLRQAIVACRKGGTVSIPGVYGGFVDKIPMGAAMNKALTFKTGQTHVHRYMGRLLERIQNGEIDPSFVITHRLKLEDAPTGYDIFKHKKDNCIKIVLKP; this is translated from the coding sequence ATGAAAGCCGTCTGCTGGCAAGGCACGAATAAAGTTACCGTTGAAAGCGTCCCCGATCCCAAAATTATTAACCCACGAGACGCTGTGATCAAAATTACCTCAACAGCAATTTGTGGTTCGGATTTACACCTCTATGATGGTTTTATTCCCACGATGGAGCAGGGCGATATTTTAGGGCATGAATTCATGGGAGAAGTGGTTGAAGTTGGTAGTGAAGTCAAGCGGATTAAGGTTGGCGATCGCGTTGTCAATCCCTTCCCGATCGCCTGCGGTCACTGCTTCTTCTGCCAACGAGACTTAACGTCACTGTGCGACAATACTAATCCCAATGCTTTTATGGCAGAAGCCATCATGGGATATTCACCATCAGGTCTTTTCGGCTATTCCCATATGCTAGGAGGCTATGCGGGGGGTCAAGCTGAATATGCCCGTGTTCCCCATGCTGATGTCGGTTTATTCAAAATTCCCAACGAATTGGCCGATGAACAGGTATTGTTTCTTTCGGATATCTTTCCCACCGGGTATATGGCAGCAGAGAACTGCGATATTAAAGCCGGTGATATTGTTGCTATTTGGGGCTGCGGGCCTGTTGGTCAATTTGCCATTCGCAGTGCAAGGATGCTCGGTGCTGGGCGCGTTATCGCCATTGATCGCATTCCTGAACGCTTAGAGATGGCCCAAAAGGGCGGAGCAGAAATACTCAACTTCGAGGAAGTTGATGTAGGTGAAGCCCTCAAAGAAATGACTGGGGGGCGCGGGCCCGATTCGGTGATGGATGCAGTGGGCATGGAAGCTCACGGTTTGGGGCTTGAAGGATTCTATGATAAAGCCAAACAAGCTGTGCGCCTGGAAACTGACCGCCCTCATGTACTCAGACAGGCAATTGTCGCTTGTCGTAAAGGGGGTACAGTGTCTATTCCCGGTGTCTATGGCGGCTTTGTGGACAAAATTCCTATGGGGGCGGCGATGAACAAAGCCTTAACCTTTAAAACCGGACAAACCCACGTTCATCGATATATGGGACGGCTGCTTGAGCGCATTCAAAATGGCGAGATCGATCCCTCGTTTGTGATTACCCACCGCCTAAAGTTAGAAGATGCGCCTACTGGTTACGACATCTTTAAGCACAAAAAAGATAACTGTATTAAGATTGTTCTTAAACCTTAA
- a CDS encoding zinc-dependent alcohol dehydrogenase, whose product MKAVCWHGTEDVRVETVPDPTILNPRDAILKVSSTTICGSDLHIYDGFIPTMEPGDILGHEFMGEIVEVGSQVKRLKKGDRAVVSSAIGCGQCWYCHQQQWSLCDNSNPNTWMQEKIYGHGTGAIFGYSHAFGGYAGSFADYIRIPFADFTAIGVPKDIPDEKLLPISDAFPTGYMGADLCNIQPGEIVAVWGCGPVGQFAMRSAYLLGAERVIGIDRFPERLQLARDFAKAEIINYEEVDVIEALKEMTGGRGPDACIDAVGMEAHGTGPEGLFDKAKQAIRLETDRPHVLRQMMLACRKGGTLSIMGVYGGFVDKLPMGAAMNKALTFRMGQMFGPKYIPRILDHVLKGEVDPSAVLSHRLPLSETKQGFEMFKHKKDQCIKVMLQPD is encoded by the coding sequence ATGAAAGCAGTATGTTGGCATGGTACAGAAGATGTGCGGGTAGAGACCGTGCCCGATCCCACAATTCTCAACCCCCGCGATGCGATTCTCAAAGTAAGCTCCACAACGATTTGTGGTTCCGATTTACACATTTACGATGGCTTCATCCCGACAATGGAACCCGGCGACATTCTTGGTCACGAGTTTATGGGAGAAATTGTTGAAGTTGGTTCTCAAGTGAAGCGTCTCAAGAAAGGCGATCGAGCAGTGGTTTCTTCGGCGATAGGCTGTGGTCAATGCTGGTACTGCCACCAGCAGCAGTGGTCACTGTGCGATAACTCCAATCCCAATACCTGGATGCAGGAAAAAATTTACGGCCATGGAACAGGGGCAATCTTCGGCTACTCTCATGCTTTTGGAGGTTATGCGGGTTCCTTTGCCGATTACATCCGCATTCCCTTTGCCGATTTCACCGCTATCGGTGTTCCCAAAGACATTCCCGATGAGAAATTACTGCCGATCTCTGATGCCTTTCCCACAGGTTATATGGGAGCGGATTTGTGCAACATTCAACCGGGTGAGATCGTTGCTGTGTGGGGCTGTGGCCCTGTGGGACAATTTGCGATGCGGAGTGCTTACCTACTAGGTGCAGAGCGCGTCATCGGCATCGATCGCTTTCCTGAAAGATTGCAACTAGCAAGAGACTTTGCCAAAGCTGAGATTATCAACTACGAAGAAGTAGATGTAATCGAGGCACTCAAAGAAATGACAGGAGGAAGGGGACCCGATGCCTGTATTGATGCAGTAGGGATGGAAGCACACGGTACAGGTCCAGAGGGGTTGTTTGACAAAGCTAAACAAGCCATACGCTTAGAAACCGATCGCCCCCATGTCCTCAGACAAATGATGCTCGCCTGTCGTAAAGGGGGGACTTTATCCATTATGGGAGTTTATGGGGGTTTTGTGGACAAGCTACCTATGGGTGCAGCCATGAACAAAGCCCTCACTTTTAGAATGGGACAGATGTTTGGTCCCAAGTATATCCCCAGGATTTTAGATCATGTTTTGAAGGGTGAGGTTGATCCCTCGGCTGTGCTGAGTCATCGCTTGCCTTTAAGTGAGACTAAGCAGGGCTTTGAAATGTTTAAGCACAAGAAAGATCAATGTATCAAAGTGATGTTGCAGCCTGACTAA
- a CDS encoding NUDIX domain-containing protein, whose product MAQASFQPRRSGGAYGRKQVYAVITQGNDIIITQKALQNAAFQSHGGNPNNIVNQAGQYALPGGGMEPKDNNDPITTAIRETFEETGIQLIDINNRQQSPPLNAAYYQNAQVHNKKDYSWVVFELEQSQDIYQIVVNMNQHIKILLNQPSPHAEHAKIFVQGKGMAKKLLGNYLEINNKTHPNAPTNIIEEIKKRKNSGSTQLVDWYAEIANQL is encoded by the coding sequence ATGGCACAGGCATCTTTTCAACCTCGACGATCTGGCGGAGCTTACGGTCGCAAGCAAGTCTATGCGGTTATAACACAGGGGAATGATATTATTATCACTCAAAAAGCACTACAAAATGCTGCATTTCAATCGCATGGCGGTAATCCAAACAACATTGTCAATCAAGCGGGACAATATGCCCTTCCCGGTGGGGGAATGGAGCCGAAGGATAACAACGATCCAATAACTACTGCTATTCGAGAAACATTCGAGGAAACAGGAATACAACTGATAGACATAAACAACAGGCAACAAAGTCCACCTCTTAATGCAGCTTATTATCAAAATGCTCAAGTACATAACAAAAAAGACTATTCTTGGGTCGTTTTTGAATTGGAGCAGAGTCAAGATATTTATCAAATAGTAGTTAACATGAATCAGCATATTAAAATACTACTTAATCAACCTTCACCGCATGCAGAACACGCTAAAATATTCGTGCAGGGCAAAGGGATGGCAAAAAAGCTTTTGGGAAATTATCTGGAGATAAATAACAAGACTCATCCGAATGCACCGACAAATATTATAGAAGAAATTAAAAAAAGAAAAAACTCTGGATCGACTCAATTGGTTGATTGGTATGCTGAGATTGCTAACCAATTGTAA
- a CDS encoding DUF2589 domain-containing protein has protein sequence MTESQENPSNSEANPTNSEQLPTEQPVSGELTASQSETAALAQNVRETVVLSPGETLSVTAEPVNSERTLVRAAGLRGGEEQKQATQLLSDIPFEHIIGGPLVAAVKAQGLASTACAQFIQEIAIERDNAGKTTNKVRTIQFIYQKNDKNVTLTVPLLTIVPIPFLRIDNMNINFKAKINAGSKSDEQTSASLATDLNIKSSWLESAFGLNFTGGISSKRDSTSSSHSEYSVEYTMDVNVHALQDAMPAGLQAVLNILTASITENTEKK, from the coding sequence ATGACAGAATCTCAAGAGAATCCCAGCAATTCCGAAGCAAATCCTACAAATTCAGAGCAATTGCCAACAGAGCAACCGGTTTCTGGTGAGCTAACGGCTTCGCAATCAGAAACAGCAGCACTGGCGCAAAATGTCAGGGAAACAGTTGTGCTGTCACCTGGGGAAACGCTTTCAGTGACAGCAGAACCTGTAAATAGCGAGAGGACTTTAGTTAGGGCTGCCGGTCTAAGAGGTGGTGAGGAGCAAAAACAGGCTACTCAACTTCTGAGTGATATCCCCTTTGAACATATCATTGGCGGTCCGTTGGTGGCGGCTGTAAAAGCCCAAGGTCTTGCTTCAACCGCTTGTGCCCAGTTCATCCAAGAGATCGCTATAGAGCGAGACAATGCCGGAAAAACCACAAACAAGGTAAGAACAATTCAGTTCATTTATCAAAAAAATGACAAAAATGTGACGTTGACAGTTCCTCTGCTGACCATTGTGCCGATTCCGTTTCTTCGTATTGATAACATGAACATTAATTTTAAAGCCAAAATTAATGCAGGTAGTAAATCTGATGAGCAAACGAGTGCAAGCTTGGCAACAGATTTAAACATTAAGAGTTCTTGGTTGGAGAGTGCTTTCGGGCTAAACTTCACCGGCGGAATATCATCGAAAAGAGATTCAACCTCATCGAGTCATTCCGAATATAGCGTAGAATACACAATGGATGTTAATGTTCATGCTCTACAGGATGCTATGCCAGCAGGCTTACAGGCTGTACTGAACATTCTGACGGCGAGCATTACTGAGAATACTGAAAAGAAATGA
- a CDS encoding DUF2589 domain-containing protein: protein MNLRRIVRRVIREIGKAIAQANAVSHSISQRPDLMMTTSSVRYTNLKRLDLRLPRGLATVHQEWKLGNRVMLTVVPDDYFDSGRSGYQSPRYSGICDLHQFLGGILASLVRGEAIAAKEMINYVLEVGGDQNNGLTKLRMVTFEYEKIEPKGRKFRQIVQIPLLSLMPIPMIRIKDAQLNFDLEIVRGKRESRVRSKTEPNLQQTQSHPSMTEETETDQNIRENYEDELQLQVILPMTGHPPTDLQSPHTGLSEGEQNTVDTDQIPVYESLRVGVQVTVERSDMPEGISRLLSLVNDNISFVSQPLNNQNQSGD, encoded by the coding sequence ATGAACCTACGCCGGATTGTTAGAAGAGTTATCAGGGAAATTGGCAAAGCGATCGCCCAAGCGAATGCAGTCTCTCACTCTATTAGTCAACGTCCGGATCTAATGATGACCACTTCCTCAGTGCGCTATACAAACCTAAAAAGGCTAGATTTGCGGCTGCCGCGTGGTCTGGCAACAGTGCATCAGGAATGGAAATTAGGGAATCGAGTTATGCTTACGGTTGTACCCGATGACTATTTTGATAGTGGAAGAAGTGGCTATCAATCCCCTCGTTATTCTGGTATTTGTGATCTGCATCAGTTTTTGGGTGGGATATTGGCATCTCTGGTTAGAGGTGAGGCAATTGCAGCTAAGGAGATGATTAACTATGTTTTAGAGGTAGGGGGTGATCAAAACAACGGTCTGACTAAGTTGCGGATGGTGACTTTTGAGTATGAAAAAATTGAGCCAAAAGGTCGTAAGTTTAGGCAAATTGTGCAAATTCCCTTGCTTTCTTTGATGCCTATTCCGATGATTCGGATTAAGGATGCTCAACTTAATTTTGACTTAGAAATTGTTCGGGGTAAGAGAGAGTCTAGGGTAAGGAGTAAAACTGAGCCAAATTTACAACAAACTCAAAGTCATCCTTCTATGACAGAGGAAACAGAGACGGACCAAAACATCAGGGAAAATTACGAGGATGAACTTCAACTACAGGTGATTCTTCCGATGACTGGTCATCCTCCTACTGATTTACAATCGCCTCATACTGGCCTATCTGAGGGTGAACAAAACACGGTTGACACTGACCAAATTCCTGTTTATGAGTCATTACGAGTGGGAGTACAGGTTACGGTTGAACGCTCGGATATGCCGGAGGGAATTTCTAGGTTACTCTCTTTGGTTAATGATAATATATCTTTTGTTTCCCAACCCTTAAACAATCAAAATCAATCAGGAGACTAA
- a CDS encoding DUF3007 family protein — translation MRRIDIIGIGIGLFVAGGALYLILLKAGLDSSDAGIWSQALLIGGLIGWVLTYLFRVVTKNMTYNQQVQDYKDAVLQKRLEEMTPEELEKLQAEIEQEQQSSKNS, via the coding sequence ATGAGACGAATCGATATTATAGGGATTGGAATAGGCTTATTTGTTGCAGGGGGGGCACTGTATCTCATCCTGCTAAAAGCCGGTCTAGATAGTAGCGATGCTGGAATCTGGAGTCAAGCCCTATTAATTGGAGGGTTAATCGGGTGGGTGTTGACTTACTTATTTAGAGTCGTTACGAAAAATATGACCTACAATCAACAGGTCCAAGACTATAAAGATGCAGTTCTTCAAAAACGTCTCGAAGAAATGACCCCCGAAGAACTCGAAAAACTTCAAGCTGAAATCGAACAAGAGCAGCAATCCTCGAAAAATTCTTAA
- the ndhL gene encoding NAD(P)H-quinone oxidoreductase subunit L: protein MISNLLADETILVAILYLGLSVLYLLIIPAVVYFYLNSRWYVASSIERTFMYFLVFFCFPGMLLLSPFLNFRPSRRELKA, encoded by the coding sequence ATGATCAGCAACCTTCTAGCAGACGAAACAATACTCGTAGCCATTCTCTATCTGGGTCTGAGCGTTCTTTATCTGTTAATCATTCCCGCCGTCGTCTATTTCTATCTTAATAGTCGCTGGTATGTAGCCAGTTCGATCGAAAGGACTTTTATGTATTTTCTCGTCTTTTTCTGCTTTCCGGGAATGTTGCTACTGAGTCCGTTCTTAAATTTTCGTCCCTCACGTAGAGAGCTAAAAGCTTAA
- a CDS encoding YgiT-type zinc finger protein produces the protein MRHCPICSGKTLRHIRNSKIYWYCSHCYQEVPNLNIISALNLDKSNILEFKSGYIY, from the coding sequence ATGCGTCACTGCCCTATTTGCTCCGGAAAAACTTTACGTCATATTCGAAATAGTAAAATTTATTGGTATTGTTCTCACTGTTATCAAGAGGTTCCTAACTTAAATATTATATCGGCTCTGAATCTAGATAAGAGTAATATTCTCGAGTTTAAATCTGGGTACATATATTAA
- a CDS encoding N-6 DNA methylase, with the protein MAGGRCGIVLDEGVLFRTNEKAFVQTKRKLLNDCNLYCIVSLPAGTFKAARGAVKANILFFSKGKPTEKIWYYDL; encoded by the coding sequence ATTGCTGGGGGAAGATGCGGCATAGTTTTAGATGAAGGCGTATTATTTCGGACTAATGAAAAAGCCTTTGTTCAAACTAAACGCAAACTATTAAATGATTGTAATTTGTATTGTATTGTCAGTTTGCCAGCAGGAACATTTAAAGCCGCCAGAGGAGCAGTTAAAGCCAATATCCTCTTTTTCAGCAAAGGCAAACCCACCGAAAAAATATGGTATTATGACCTATAA
- a CDS encoding SRPBCC family protein has translation MAVAGGDLIDQGLTRQSTIKQAQDTIKRTLGVRQTMKAEKIVTINKPTEYLYNFWHNFENLPTFMKHLQSVTLYDNNRSHWVTKAPLDNTVEWDAQIIKDEPNRLIAWTSVEDSQIEHSGFVRFQPAPGDKGTEVKVVIEYNLPAGAIGETLTKLFGENPKQQIGDELARFKMLMEAGEIATNDGQPSGRTNSKD, from the coding sequence ATGGCAGTCGCCGGAGGGGATTTAATTGATCAAGGGCTTACTAGACAAAGCACGATTAAACAAGCTCAAGACACAATAAAACGGACTCTAGGAGTAAGACAAACGATGAAAGCTGAAAAAATAGTTACTATCAATAAACCGACTGAATATCTCTATAATTTTTGGCATAATTTTGAAAATCTGCCTACCTTCATGAAGCATCTTCAATCAGTCACCCTTTATGATAATAACCGTTCTCATTGGGTAACTAAAGCTCCTCTGGATAATACTGTTGAATGGGACGCTCAAATCATTAAAGATGAACCGAATCGCTTAATCGCTTGGACATCGGTTGAAGACTCCCAAATAGAACATTCCGGTTTTGTTCGTTTTCAACCGGCACCCGGCGATAAAGGAACCGAAGTTAAAGTAGTAATCGAGTATAATCTACCCGCAGGTGCTATAGGAGAAACCCTAACCAAGCTATTTGGCGAAAACCCGAAACAGCAAATCGGAGATGAACTTGCTCGTTTTAAAATGCTCATGGAAGCTGGGGAAATTGCCACAAACGATGGTCAACCATCGGGACGCACTAACTCAAAGGACTAA